TCTCGATCGACTTAAGTCTGATGTCGCGCTCGTCAATCAACTGGGCTTGTATATCATTGGCGCTGGGGGGAAACGGTTGCGGCCGATTTTGGCCGTACTCAGCGCTCGCGCATTGGGCTATGAAGGCCGTGCGCATCACCTGTTGGCTGCCATTGTTGAATTTATTCATACCGCCACCTTGCTGCATGATGATGTCGTCGATGAAAGTCAAATGCGTCGGGGGCAAGAAACCGCCAATGCCATGTTTGGCAACCAAGCGTCTGTGTTGGTCGGCGATTATCTATACACGCGTGCATTCCAAATGATGGTGGAACTTGACAGAGCCAAAGTCATGCGTGTTTTCAGCGATACCACCAACGTGATTGCGGAAGGCGAAGTCAGACAATTGATGCATGTGAACAATCCTGATGTTACCGAGCTGGACTACATGAAAGTCATCCATGCCAAAACGGGTGTTTTGTTTGCCGCGGC
This region of Gammaproteobacteria bacterium genomic DNA includes:
- a CDS encoding octaprenyl diphosphate synthase, translated to MKSTAVSEFENIKNLCHDDMQAVNQLILDRLKSDVALVNQLGLYIIGAGGKRLRPILAVLSARALGYEGRAHHLLAAIVEFIHTATLLHDDVVDESQMRRGQETANAMFGNQASVLVGDYLYTRAFQMMVELDRAKVMRVFSDTTNVIAEGEVRQLMHVNNPDVTELDYMKVIHAKTGVLFAAATGLAAEIAGYSEQFDALYAYGLHLGQAFQLADDALDYISDSDTLGKNVGDDLAEGKPTLPLIYAQQKGTEAQRHLIRQAIQNGGRENLGDVLNVIEATGAITYTIEKA